One genomic region from Candidatus Caldarchaeum subterraneum encodes:
- a CDS encoding peptide/nickel ABC transporter permease: MSSVIAEGLKSVASYKSALIGAAIILMLVGISVYTVVAIPYDEAVRLWRAGEQTWIEAPRNAYPTWYSYLLQKRLPETIIKDSSKPELGVNKVIVPAGETIKVLRIEMSFTFDYDDIPSEINIFYTVRYNKSAPQITMTWLKPDGTEIELRKFNPGSDGAYYLSVDSSLASREVERLVNKLGRRPSYELTPTISLFAVEDQSILERETVSVMKGVYRLSVEGLLLDPQSDFDVKLVVYGKVYGWAGTDHLRRDIGIALLWGTPIALTFGLIASVSIALIQMAIGAISAWFGGVVDNFIQRVTEVFIVLPFLPTLIMVSTLYKIDIWTILLVVIILLSFGPGVKNYRAVFLQLKESQYIEAAKAFGAGAPRIILLHLVPRVIPTMIPAIVYSVADFVFLEAALAILGIGDPRTPTWGKVIEDSFYGGALFKGLYYWTLQPAFLLLITSLSFALVGLTLDKIFNPRLREV; the protein is encoded by the coding sequence ATGTCGTCGGTTATAGCCGAGGGGTTGAAGTCTGTCGCATCCTACAAATCAGCCTTAATCGGTGCAGCCATTATCTTGATGCTTGTGGGAATATCGGTTTACACGGTAGTGGCTATTCCTTATGACGAAGCCGTTAGGTTGTGGAGGGCTGGAGAACAGACATGGATAGAGGCGCCTAGAAACGCCTACCCAACCTGGTACTCTTACCTACTTCAAAAGAGGCTGCCTGAGACCATCATCAAAGATTCATCAAAACCAGAGCTAGGGGTCAACAAGGTTATCGTTCCAGCGGGCGAAACAATAAAGGTCCTCAGAATAGAGATGTCCTTCACGTTCGACTACGACGATATCCCTTCCGAGATCAACATATTCTACACCGTGAGGTATAACAAGTCAGCTCCCCAGATAACGATGACGTGGTTAAAACCTGACGGTACAGAGATCGAGCTTCGGAAATTCAATCCAGGTTCCGACGGCGCCTACTACCTGAGCGTGGACTCGTCCCTAGCTTCCAGAGAGGTTGAGAGGCTGGTGAACAAACTTGGCCGGAGACCATCCTATGAACTAACTCCAACCATTTCATTATTTGCCGTGGAGGACCAATCCATTCTTGAAAGAGAAACTGTCTCCGTGATGAAGGGTGTTTACAGGCTGTCTGTTGAGGGGCTTCTCCTAGACCCGCAGAGCGACTTTGACGTCAAGCTAGTTGTTTATGGAAAGGTTTACGGCTGGGCGGGGACTGACCATCTGCGACGCGATATCGGGATAGCGCTCCTCTGGGGGACACCAATAGCTCTAACATTTGGTCTCATAGCCTCGGTCTCCATAGCGTTGATTCAAATGGCCATAGGAGCTATCAGCGCCTGGTTCGGCGGAGTTGTTGACAACTTCATCCAACGCGTCACAGAGGTCTTCATCGTGTTGCCATTCCTCCCAACACTAATAATGGTCTCAACATTGTATAAAATCGACATCTGGACAATACTTCTCGTAGTGATAATTCTCCTCTCTTTCGGACCTGGTGTTAAGAATTACAGGGCTGTTTTTCTACAGCTCAAAGAGTCACAATACATCGAGGCGGCTAAAGCCTTCGGAGCTGGCGCTCCGAGAATAATCCTCCTACATCTGGTGCCTAGGGTAATACCCACCATGATACCGGCAATAGTCTACTCGGTTGCAGACTTTGTGTTCTTAGAGGCGGCCTTAGCTATATTGGGCATAGGCGACCCACGGACACCTACGTGGGGCAAAGTGATAGAAGACTCTTTCTACGGCGGCGCCTTATTCAAAGGACTCTACTACTGGACACTACAGCCAGCATTTCTACTGCTAATAACATCTCTGAGTTTTGCGCTCGTTGGTCTGACGTTGGACAAGATATTTAACCCGAGGCTTAGAGAGGTGTGA
- a CDS encoding peptide/nickel ABC transporter ATP-binding protein — MEDKESNDALLSVKNLVLHFTTSRGMVRAVDGVSFSVRHGETLALVGESGSGKSSTALAIIRLLPRNVAAYRGSIIFEKTELMNLDDEEFRKRVRVGGISMVFQGAMNSFNPVLRVGFQVAEPLVVNMGMPREEAYKKAEDALELVGLERSMAQRYPFELSGGMKQRALIAMALITNPKLLILDEPTSALDVMTQANVMNLLKKLKKELGLTYIFITHDLALASELADRVAVMYGGLLAELGPSDELYPQPRHPYTELLINSVPFLRQDKEPTFIKGSPPDPVEPPTGCRFHPRCPYFIKGKCDVSTPPMFKVDGEHWAACWLLEEK, encoded by the coding sequence ATGGAGGATAAAGAGTCCAACGACGCATTGTTATCGGTTAAAAATTTGGTTCTCCATTTCACTACATCCCGCGGCATGGTAAGGGCTGTTGACGGGGTCTCTTTTTCGGTAAGGCATGGAGAAACGCTTGCCCTCGTGGGTGAAAGCGGGTCAGGAAAATCCTCCACTGCACTAGCAATAATCAGGCTTCTCCCCAGAAATGTAGCAGCTTACAGGGGCTCAATAATTTTTGAGAAAACGGAGTTGATGAATCTGGATGATGAAGAGTTTAGGAAAAGAGTTCGGGTGGGAGGTATATCAATGGTGTTCCAGGGAGCGATGAATTCTTTCAATCCTGTTTTGAGGGTTGGGTTTCAGGTGGCTGAGCCACTTGTCGTAAACATGGGGATGCCGAGAGAGGAAGCCTACAAGAAGGCGGAGGATGCTCTCGAACTTGTGGGACTGGAGAGGTCAATGGCTCAAAGATACCCCTTCGAGTTGAGCGGCGGAATGAAGCAAAGAGCCCTAATCGCCATGGCTCTAATCACCAATCCTAAGCTTTTGATCTTGGATGAGCCGACCTCGGCACTCGATGTAATGACTCAAGCGAACGTGATGAATCTTTTGAAGAAATTGAAGAAGGAGCTTGGCTTGACGTACATCTTCATCACACACGACCTTGCTTTGGCGAGCGAGCTGGCTGACAGGGTTGCGGTCATGTATGGAGGGTTGCTAGCTGAACTCGGACCCTCTGACGAGCTGTACCCCCAACCAAGGCATCCATACACCGAACTTTTGATAAACAGTGTACCTTTTCTCCGACAGGATAAAGAGCCGACATTCATAAAAGGATCTCCTCCAGATCCTGTAGAGCCTCCCACAGGCTGCCGCTTCCATCCGAGATGCCCATACTTCATCAAGGGAAAGTGCGATGTCTCTACACCTCCCATGTTCAAGGTCGACGGCGAACACTGGGCCGCGTGTTGGTTACTGGAGGAAAAATAG
- a CDS encoding peptide/nickel ABC transporter ATP-binding protein codes for MTTESLVRTEELKIYFPVRKFLSTVGEVKAVDGVNLSIGRKETVALVGESGCGKTTLGRALLGLVKPKSGKILFDGIDLTTLGERELKLMRRRMGVVFQDPYASLNPSFTVYRIVEEPLVVNKIGTGEERREMVLKALEEVKLNPAEFFASKYPHMLSGGQRQRVAIARAIITKPEFVVTDEPVSMLDASIRVEILLLFREIQKKHSVSFLYITHDLATAKYFSDKIAIMYAGRIVETGPTKAVLSEPRHPYTQALVDAIPDPDPANRFVMRKVPVGQPPSLVNPPKGCRFHPRCPFFMPGKCDVLGPPMYRVGGERFSACFLHEDKVTIK; via the coding sequence ATGACGACAGAGTCCTTGGTTAGAACAGAGGAGCTGAAGATATACTTCCCAGTGAGGAAATTCTTAAGCACCGTCGGAGAGGTTAAGGCGGTTGACGGCGTCAACTTATCAATAGGCCGCAAGGAAACTGTGGCGCTGGTGGGTGAAAGCGGCTGCGGAAAAACCACGTTAGGAAGAGCCCTTCTTGGACTGGTCAAACCAAAATCAGGCAAAATCTTGTTTGACGGAATAGACCTGACAACTTTGGGTGAAAGGGAACTGAAGCTTATGCGGAGAAGAATGGGGGTTGTTTTTCAGGACCCGTACGCTAGCCTCAACCCTTCCTTCACCGTTTACAGAATCGTTGAGGAGCCGCTTGTCGTCAATAAGATAGGGACCGGGGAGGAGAGGAGAGAGATGGTTTTGAAGGCTTTGGAGGAGGTGAAGCTTAACCCGGCGGAGTTCTTTGCCTCAAAGTATCCCCACATGCTCAGCGGTGGCCAGAGACAGAGGGTAGCCATAGCGAGAGCGATTATCACGAAGCCCGAGTTCGTCGTGACCGATGAACCTGTTTCGATGCTTGACGCCTCCATCAGAGTTGAGATACTTCTGCTGTTTAGAGAAATACAGAAGAAGCACAGCGTATCGTTCCTCTACATCACACACGACCTCGCCACAGCAAAATACTTCTCTGATAAGATAGCTATAATGTATGCTGGACGAATTGTGGAGACAGGTCCCACCAAAGCAGTTCTGTCCGAGCCTCGCCACCCCTACACCCAAGCCCTTGTAGATGCTATACCAGACCCAGATCCAGCAAACAGGTTTGTGATGAGGAAGGTTCCAGTCGGTCAGCCGCCGAGTCTCGTTAACCCGCCTAAGGGTTGCCGTTTTCATCCACGTTGTCCATTCTTCATGCCTGGTAAATGCGATGTCTTGGGGCCGCCGATGTACCGTGTCGGGGGTGAGAGGTTTTCCGCGTGTTTTCTACACGAGGATAAAGTCACGATTAAATAG
- a CDS encoding multicomponent Na+:H+ antiporter subunit D — translation MLPGTQLDIPLLSLAVFLPIAMTPFVYLVGRVASWRAAYLFSSVVLLVPLAVFLSLTPMVLNGVGFHEEYEWVPFLGLSVGLVLDSLSYPFVLLITLVGFLATVYSGKYMEKEHGLTSYFTLLTLFVGGMIGVVLVSNLFLFYIFWELMLIPSYALIAYWGTGNPRLIGFKYFIFTHAGALSLLIGIAWLAAVFGDLNIFSLSEKAMLASETLRPVLTSIAVLIFIGAAVKMAVFPFHTWLPDAHAEAPTPISVLLSGVMIKTGVYAVARLVLGIMPFTMMDLRLPIAILALISMVWGGVMALVQSDVKRLLAYSSISQIGYIVFGLAAANLAGVQGALFHVLNHGFAKSLLFMAAGVLIHEVHERDIRKLGGLSSKMPLTTIAMLVGGLSIAGTPPLGGFMSEWMIFAGGVEAGWSIFVAVAVFATAITAGYYLRMVRAVFFGEGRVEGRDPGALMTAPMSPLLALVIVLGFLASPILTVIGNSAAALVLNAAA, via the coding sequence ATGCTGCCCGGTACACAGCTTGATATTCCTCTTCTATCGCTCGCGGTCTTCCTTCCCATAGCTATGACCCCGTTTGTGTATCTAGTGGGTAGAGTTGCTTCTTGGCGGGCGGCCTATCTCTTCTCCTCTGTTGTTCTCCTTGTCCCTTTGGCTGTTTTCCTCAGCCTCACTCCCATGGTGTTGAACGGCGTCGGTTTCCATGAAGAGTATGAGTGGGTGCCGTTTCTCGGCCTCAGCGTGGGACTGGTGCTTGACAGCCTCAGCTACCCATTCGTATTACTAATAACTCTAGTCGGATTCCTCGCGACAGTTTACTCAGGAAAATACATGGAGAAAGAACATGGCTTAACATCCTACTTCACGCTTTTGACGCTCTTCGTCGGCGGAATGATCGGCGTCGTCCTCGTCTCCAACCTTTTCCTCTTCTACATCTTCTGGGAGCTAATGCTCATCCCATCATATGCGTTGATAGCTTATTGGGGCACAGGTAACCCGAGACTAATTGGTTTCAAATACTTCATTTTTACACACGCGGGTGCTCTCTCGCTCCTCATCGGCATAGCTTGGCTCGCCGCGGTCTTCGGCGACCTAAACATCTTCTCCCTCTCCGAAAAAGCTATGCTGGCCTCCGAGACACTACGCCCCGTTCTCACATCGATAGCCGTTCTGATTTTTATAGGAGCGGCTGTTAAGATGGCTGTTTTCCCCTTCCACACGTGGCTGCCCGACGCCCATGCAGAAGCACCCACACCCATCAGCGTTCTCTTGAGCGGGGTGATGATTAAGACAGGTGTCTACGCTGTCGCGAGGCTCGTCCTCGGAATAATGCCCTTCACCATGATGGACCTAAGACTGCCCATAGCTATCTTAGCGCTTATCAGCATGGTTTGGGGCGGGGTGATGGCGCTTGTGCAATCAGACGTGAAAAGGCTGCTCGCCTACAGCAGCATCAGCCAGATAGGCTACATCGTTTTCGGGCTTGCGGCGGCTAACCTAGCCGGCGTGCAGGGAGCCTTGTTCCACGTACTCAACCACGGCTTCGCCAAAAGCCTCCTCTTCATGGCCGCGGGCGTCCTCATCCACGAGGTACATGAAAGAGACATCCGCAAACTAGGGGGCCTCAGCTCAAAAATGCCCCTCACCACAATAGCCATGCTGGTCGGCGGACTCTCAATAGCCGGCACCCCTCCACTGGGCGGGTTCATGAGCGAATGGATGATATTCGCGGGAGGGGTCGAGGCTGGGTGGAGCATATTTGTCGCAGTCGCTGTGTTTGCCACCGCCATCACGGCTGGATACTATCTGAGAATGGTGCGGGCTGTTTTCTTCGGTGAAGGACGTGTAGAGGGCAGAGACCCGGGCGCCCTGATGACCGCACCCATGTCACCTCTGCTGGCTCTCGTCATCGTGTTAGGTTTCCTCGCGTCACCAATCCTCACAGTAATCGGAAACAGCGCCGCGGCCCTTGTCTTAAACGCCGCCGCTTAA
- a CDS encoding NADH dehydrogenase I subunit L: MLPLAPWLAWVVPLLGSLFVPAFFKAGKRVGEVYSVAVAFLAAGFSLSMIPDVYGGKYSQVIRVPWIPLGGDRFIEASLLVDPLSVLMASIATGIGSLIVLYSVGYMAHEEGLPRYYFYMLFFIGGMTLLVMSENLLMLYIGWEIVGLCSYGLISFYNKKPEANHAGIKAFVTTRIGDASMLVGILILFALFGTFSYSELSKSIAEGLRTGVVSAGFLVIPLLLLFGGAVGKSAQFPLHVWLPDAMEGPTPVSALIHAATMVKAGVYLVARMIYTVIPFEEFPPALFADWYLIVATLAGFTAFFAATMGLVSNDIKRVIAYSTISQLGLMLAALGMGSEIGLFGGTFHLLSHSIFKALLFLAAGAVIHAVHTNNLDEMGGLRKSMPITFWTSAVGVLSLSGVPLFSGFWSKDLVIESSLQALNIPVYLFITGASILTVAYSLRWLYKVFLAPPSNGHHNHVHEAPKVMTIPLIILAALSVFIGVAGPFFEEEFHHYLGLHGEIGVSLTTYASTAAILALGGGLGYLYYIGGVRDPAAVRQSGLGAGLHRLLENRYYIDAFYYKVFVNGLDRLGSIIYRFIEVKVIDGFNYFLSRATVAFVQVFRSIQTGQSNINISGLILGLAILLLLLLRVFFGVS, translated from the coding sequence ATGTTGCCTCTGGCTCCCTGGCTTGCATGGGTTGTCCCTCTTCTCGGCAGCCTCTTTGTCCCCGCTTTCTTCAAAGCCGGTAAACGTGTTGGAGAAGTTTACTCTGTCGCCGTAGCGTTTCTCGCCGCTGGATTCAGCCTCTCCATGATTCCCGACGTGTATGGTGGGAAATATTCTCAAGTTATTCGAGTTCCGTGGATTCCTCTTGGCGGAGACCGTTTCATAGAGGCGAGCCTTCTCGTCGACCCTCTCAGCGTCTTGATGGCCTCGATAGCTACCGGCATAGGTTCTCTGATAGTGTTGTACAGCGTCGGCTACATGGCTCACGAGGAGGGGCTTCCGCGTTACTACTTCTACATGCTCTTCTTCATAGGCGGCATGACTCTTCTCGTGATGTCGGAGAACCTGTTAATGCTATACATTGGCTGGGAGATCGTCGGCCTCTGCAGCTACGGCCTCATCAGCTTCTACAACAAGAAGCCTGAGGCTAACCACGCGGGCATCAAAGCCTTTGTCACGACGAGGATAGGGGATGCGTCGATGCTTGTAGGCATCCTGATTCTCTTCGCGTTGTTCGGCACCTTCAGCTACAGCGAACTAAGCAAGAGCATAGCCGAGGGGTTGCGGACAGGTGTGGTTTCCGCCGGCTTCCTAGTTATACCGTTGCTGCTGCTTTTCGGCGGCGCAGTAGGCAAGTCTGCCCAGTTCCCGCTCCATGTATGGTTGCCCGATGCGATGGAGGGCCCGACACCGGTCTCAGCTCTAATCCACGCCGCCACCATGGTCAAAGCTGGTGTCTACCTTGTCGCGCGAATGATTTACACGGTGATACCTTTTGAAGAATTTCCACCAGCTTTGTTCGCCGACTGGTATCTGATTGTTGCGACGCTCGCGGGCTTCACCGCCTTCTTCGCCGCGACGATGGGCCTCGTCTCCAACGACATCAAGAGAGTGATTGCATACTCGACGATTAGCCAGCTGGGCCTCATGCTCGCGGCCCTTGGCATGGGCTCGGAGATAGGTTTGTTTGGCGGAACTTTCCATCTCCTCAGCCACAGCATCTTCAAGGCACTTCTCTTCTTGGCGGCTGGGGCGGTTATCCACGCTGTTCACACAAACAACCTCGATGAAATGGGTGGGCTGAGGAAGAGTATGCCCATAACCTTCTGGACCTCGGCAGTCGGGGTGTTGTCTCTTTCGGGGGTGCCTTTGTTCAGCGGCTTCTGGAGCAAGGACCTCGTCATCGAATCCTCGCTGCAGGCCCTCAACATCCCCGTCTATCTCTTCATCACAGGCGCCTCCATACTCACAGTGGCCTACAGCCTCCGATGGCTCTACAAAGTCTTCCTAGCACCTCCGAGCAACGGCCACCACAACCATGTCCACGAGGCACCGAAAGTCATGACAATACCGCTCATCATACTCGCGGCCCTATCGGTTTTCATAGGCGTAGCAGGCCCATTCTTCGAGGAAGAATTTCACCACTACCTCGGGCTACATGGCGAAATAGGGGTAAGCCTAACCACCTACGCCTCCACCGCGGCCATCCTTGCCTTAGGCGGTGGTCTCGGCTACCTATACTACATCGGCGGCGTCAGGGACCCCGCAGCCGTTAGACAATCGGGCTTAGGGGCGGGGCTGCATAGATTGCTTGAAAACCGCTACTACATAGACGCCTTCTACTACAAAGTGTTTGTCAACGGCCTCGACAGGCTCGGCTCCATCATCTACCGCTTCATAGAGGTCAAAGTGATAGACGGCTTCAACTATTTCCTCTCAAGAGCCACCGTAGCCTTTGTACAGGTGTTCCGCAGCATCCAGACAGGCCAGAGCAACATCAACATCAGCGGCCTCATCCTCGGCCTCGCAATTCTACTACTACTTCTCCTCAGGGTATTCTTCGGCGTCAGCTAA
- a CDS encoding Fe-S cluster assembly ATP-binding protein SufC — translation MELKIVNLHASVEGKQILKGVNLTVREGEIHTLMGPNGSGKSTLAAVIMGHPKYTVDEGDILLDGESIVDLSPDQRARKGLFLAFQYPVEISGVTLANFLRRAYINMKYGGDADKSKISVPEFQKLLKEKIEMLKLDPSIARRYLNEGFSGGEKKRCEVLQMAILSPRIAILDETDSGLDIDGVKIVADGVKTISAATGMGALVITHYQRILNYLKPDVVHVMYGGKVVETGGYELAQLLEEKGYSIIEQKYGPVSG, via the coding sequence ATGGAGCTAAAAATAGTCAACCTCCACGCCAGCGTAGAAGGCAAGCAGATTCTAAAGGGCGTCAACCTAACCGTCAGAGAAGGAGAGATTCACACACTAATGGGCCCCAACGGCTCGGGCAAAAGCACCCTCGCCGCGGTAATCATGGGCCATCCAAAATACACAGTTGATGAAGGCGACATACTTCTCGACGGCGAAAGCATAGTCGACCTGAGCCCCGACCAACGAGCACGCAAAGGCCTTTTCCTCGCATTCCAATACCCAGTCGAGATATCGGGCGTGACTTTGGCGAACTTTCTCCGAAGAGCCTACATCAACATGAAATATGGCGGGGACGCAGACAAGTCAAAAATAAGTGTGCCAGAGTTCCAGAAGCTTTTGAAAGAGAAGATTGAGATGCTGAAGCTTGACCCAAGCATCGCGAGACGCTACCTTAACGAAGGCTTTTCAGGCGGAGAGAAGAAACGCTGCGAAGTCCTTCAGATGGCAATCCTCTCTCCACGCATAGCTATCCTCGACGAAACCGACTCGGGCCTCGACATCGATGGTGTAAAGATTGTGGCCGACGGGGTGAAAACCATATCAGCGGCCACAGGAATGGGTGCTCTCGTAATCACGCATTACCAGAGAATACTCAACTACTTGAAGCCCGATGTCGTGCATGTGATGTATGGCGGAAAAGTGGTTGAGACAGGGGGCTATGAGCTGGCCCAGCTGCTCGAGGAGAAGGGATACAGCATAATAGAGCAGAAATATGGCCCAGTCAGCGGCTGA
- a CDS encoding conserved hypothetical protein (beta-lactamase domain-containing protein), whose translation MQRIYGSPHIYPALKLTVYGAAGQIGGNKILLEDRSKVFLDFGVDFNTRSRYFSTFLQPRRFALVRDYVTTGVLPPLKGLYEKEGTPFAEAVVITHGHLDHYGHASLLRPDIPLYMGETTRLLIQARENTKQKSPENLFNKNEEHPVEVFRTGSKLVFEDAIIYPVHVDHSIPAAYGLVIETGEGVLAYTGDLRMHGPKSEMTHDFVEKCVKMNVETLVIEGTRVDETDVSTEDDVKKELTRVAAQVGDKLVSVVVAMMDFDRLNTVLSVAENLDRVVAISLHHANLLTTLKTGGARMNIPELRDEKLVAFLERRRTGTYSKTDYPSWQAELIEKIPTVGDEEIRRDQKKYLLVLSRAEDIIKLSDIEPEPGSLFILSTSEAHSEEQMLEEERIHNWVNLLDLRYEHIHSSGHAPQKDLIKIVEEINPRKIIPVHTLKPMLMKQLLNNSGLKTVVEEPVQGMGMDVF comes from the coding sequence ATGCAAAGGATTTACGGCAGCCCCCACATTTACCCCGCGTTGAAGCTAACGGTCTACGGAGCAGCAGGGCAAATAGGTGGAAACAAGATACTTCTGGAGGATCGGAGCAAGGTTTTCCTCGACTTCGGCGTCGACTTCAACACAAGAAGCCGATATTTCAGCACGTTTCTCCAGCCCCGCCGATTCGCCCTCGTCAGAGACTATGTCACCACAGGCGTTTTACCGCCTTTGAAAGGCCTTTACGAAAAAGAAGGAACACCGTTCGCCGAAGCCGTTGTAATAACCCATGGGCATCTAGACCATTACGGCCACGCCTCTCTTCTGCGCCCAGACATACCCCTCTACATGGGCGAGACAACTAGGCTTCTGATACAAGCGCGGGAGAATACAAAGCAGAAATCGCCCGAGAACCTGTTCAACAAGAACGAGGAACATCCCGTAGAGGTTTTCCGCACAGGCTCAAAGCTGGTTTTCGAGGACGCCATCATATATCCTGTTCACGTGGACCACAGCATCCCCGCCGCCTACGGCCTTGTGATTGAAACCGGTGAAGGCGTGCTCGCGTACACGGGGGACCTTCGGATGCATGGTCCCAAATCCGAGATGACGCATGACTTTGTGGAGAAATGTGTAAAGATGAATGTGGAGACGCTGGTCATCGAGGGAACGCGCGTGGATGAAACAGACGTCTCTACGGAGGATGATGTGAAAAAAGAGTTGACCCGTGTAGCGGCTCAAGTAGGAGACAAGCTTGTTTCTGTGGTCGTTGCTATGATGGATTTCGACAGGCTCAACACGGTGCTGAGCGTAGCAGAGAACCTCGACCGCGTCGTAGCAATCTCTCTTCACCACGCCAACCTGCTAACTACACTCAAAACAGGCGGGGCGCGGATGAACATCCCAGAGCTTAGGGATGAAAAGCTTGTCGCCTTTCTCGAGAGAAGACGAACCGGTACATACTCGAAAACAGATTACCCAAGCTGGCAAGCCGAGCTAATAGAAAAGATACCGACCGTCGGAGACGAGGAGATACGCCGCGATCAGAAAAAGTATCTACTTGTTTTGAGCAGGGCCGAGGACATCATCAAGCTGAGCGACATAGAGCCAGAGCCGGGCTCGCTCTTCATACTGTCGACTAGCGAGGCCCATTCGGAGGAGCAGATGCTTGAGGAAGAAAGGATACACAATTGGGTGAACCTCCTCGACCTTCGCTACGAGCACATACACTCCTCGGGACACGCTCCCCAAAAAGACCTGATAAAAATTGTTGAAGAGATAAACCCGCGGAAAATCATTCCTGTCCACACTCTAAAACCTATGTTGATGAAGCAGCTTCTGAACAATTCCGGTTTGAAGACTGTTGTTGAGGAGCCTGTGCAGGGTATGGGGATGGATGTGTTTTAA
- a CDS encoding arginyl-tRNA synthetase, with protein MRRLLEEVARLLADVGVGQPRVSLAKDARFGDVSSSDAFDLAKKTGKKPVEMAKELVERMDLSRTVYVERAEVAGAGYINFYARWPRLAADIVSEACEKGRSYGETGLGGGQYVLVEHTSVNPNKALHIGHARNVCLGDSLARLLKKNGYHVAVANYIDDSGVQMAELLLAFKHLGYSMEPTKGEKFDEYCGRVYTEVSKRIEADPRLETLRRQLAAQLEDHDSETSQLNRLVVERVLMEQLRTCWRLGARYDVLNKESDILFFDLWSEVFKRLREMGVLYVAEEGPKKGCWLFDLSGHPKLSKEGDEVVVKSDGSTTYVARDFGYAAWKLGLLDKDFRYKLLAKNPDNSPVYITDRGGAETHKYGNASFTINVVDVRQKRPQEIVRYALEKLGADPSRYIHYAYEVVSLSKADAERLNLNVGERGFVHMSGRGGIYVNVDPLLDYVKQKAAEGARQRHPDWSESRVSEVAEKIAVAAIRYFLIRADPDKMIVFDSEEASDIEGDTGPYIQYAYARATRILEKADTQPNPQNPPTTLDPKEIMLIKQIGMLPLVYEEAVRNLSVKRIATYLRELAFAFNDFYENCPVLSADEKVKVFRLALVEAFRSAVSSAADAAGIPLVEEM; from the coding sequence TTGAGGAGGCTTCTCGAAGAGGTTGCCAGACTGCTGGCAGACGTTGGAGTGGGTCAGCCGAGAGTTTCGCTGGCAAAGGATGCGAGGTTCGGGGACGTCTCGTCCTCGGATGCTTTTGACCTGGCTAAGAAGACGGGAAAGAAGCCCGTCGAGATGGCGAAAGAGCTGGTTGAGCGGATGGATTTGTCGAGGACGGTTTACGTGGAGAGGGCTGAGGTGGCGGGAGCTGGTTACATCAACTTCTACGCCCGCTGGCCCCGTCTCGCTGCGGATATTGTGTCAGAGGCTTGTGAAAAGGGTAGGAGCTATGGCGAAACCGGCTTAGGAGGCGGCCAATATGTCTTGGTTGAGCATACAAGCGTAAACCCTAACAAGGCCCTCCACATAGGACACGCCCGCAACGTCTGCTTGGGCGACAGCCTCGCACGGCTTCTGAAGAAAAACGGATACCATGTTGCTGTGGCCAACTACATTGACGACAGCGGTGTGCAGATGGCTGAGCTGCTTCTCGCATTCAAACACCTCGGATACAGCATGGAGCCAACAAAGGGAGAAAAATTCGACGAATACTGCGGCAGAGTCTACACGGAGGTGAGCAAAAGAATAGAGGCCGACCCGCGGCTCGAAACATTGAGGCGACAGCTGGCGGCCCAGCTTGAGGACCATGATTCGGAGACGTCGCAGCTCAACAGGTTGGTGGTGGAGCGTGTGTTGATGGAGCAGCTCCGGACATGCTGGCGGCTTGGAGCGAGGTATGATGTCTTGAACAAGGAGAGCGACATCCTGTTTTTCGACCTGTGGTCGGAGGTTTTTAAACGGCTTCGGGAGATGGGTGTGCTCTATGTGGCTGAAGAGGGGCCGAAGAAAGGCTGTTGGCTGTTCGACCTCAGCGGCCACCCCAAGCTAAGCAAGGAAGGTGACGAGGTTGTTGTCAAGAGCGACGGCTCCACAACCTATGTCGCACGCGACTTCGGATACGCCGCGTGGAAACTAGGGCTGCTGGACAAAGATTTCCGCTACAAGCTTCTCGCAAAAAATCCCGACAATTCACCAGTCTACATCACCGACCGCGGCGGAGCAGAGACCCACAAATACGGAAACGCATCCTTCACGATAAACGTTGTAGATGTCCGGCAGAAGAGACCGCAGGAGATTGTGCGCTACGCTTTAGAGAAGCTTGGAGCCGACCCGTCAAGATACATCCACTACGCCTATGAGGTTGTTTCGCTCAGCAAAGCAGACGCCGAGAGACTCAACCTCAACGTCGGTGAGCGTGGATTCGTCCACATGAGCGGCAGGGGAGGAATCTACGTCAACGTCGACCCGCTTCTAGACTATGTTAAGCAGAAGGCCGCTGAAGGAGCTCGTCAGAGACATCCAGACTGGAGCGAAAGCCGCGTCTCAGAAGTCGCTGAAAAAATAGCTGTCGCAGCCATCAGATACTTCCTCATAAGAGCTGACCCAGATAAGATGATTGTCTTCGACAGCGAAGAGGCCTCAGACATCGAGGGAGACACCGGCCCCTACATACAATACGCATATGCGAGGGCCACGAGGATACTCGAGAAAGCCGACACCCAGCCCAACCCCCAAAACCCGCCGACAACACTCGACCCCAAGGAGATAATGCTCATCAAACAAATAGGAATGCTCCCCCTAGTCTATGAAGAAGCCGTCAGAAACCTCTCCGTAAAACGAATAGCAACATATCTCAGAGAACTCGCCTTCGCATTTAACGACTTTTACGAAAACTGTCCAGTCCTCTCCGCAGATGAGAAGGTGAAGGTTTTCAGGCTCGCCTTGGTGGAGGCGTTCAGGTCAGCTGTTTCATCGGCAGCGGACGCCGCGGGTATTCCGCTTGTTGAGGAAATGTAA